The following proteins are encoded in a genomic region of Flammeovirga pectinis:
- a CDS encoding sensor histidine kinase, producing MYRAFIKKIITEKTIQYQLELEHQKEIALQATIVQENERKRIAEVLHDDIGNKLNILSLWVNNEETWNSKRSREVIVQQIPELIETTRTISHSLYPVNLEKFGLLLTIEALISNVNKTLTIELLNHYYKPKSISFELQTYRVIQEFLSNVIKHANATKMIIHIRDTKNAVSLILSDNGIGFDQDQLNKGMGLQNIDSRIQSINGHYKWKSKKHRGTRLIIIHSKQ from the coding sequence TTGTATAGGGCATTTATTAAAAAAATTATAACTGAAAAAACTATACAATATCAACTAGAATTAGAACATCAAAAGGAAATTGCTCTACAAGCTACCATTGTGCAAGAAAATGAAAGAAAACGTATTGCAGAAGTTTTACATGATGATATCGGAAATAAGTTAAATATTCTCTCTCTTTGGGTTAATAATGAAGAGACATGGAATAGTAAAAGATCTAGAGAAGTTATAGTTCAACAAATTCCTGAATTAATTGAAACAACCAGAACAATTTCTCATTCACTATACCCTGTGAATTTAGAAAAGTTTGGTCTATTACTCACTATTGAAGCTTTAATTTCAAATGTTAATAAAACTCTTACCATTGAATTATTAAATCATTATTACAAGCCAAAGAGTATCTCATTTGAATTACAAACCTATCGAGTAATTCAAGAATTTTTAAGTAATGTGATCAAACATGCTAATGCGACTAAAATGATCATTCATATTAGAGATACTAAAAATGCAGTTTCTTTAATTCTATCAGATAACGGTATTGGTTTTGATCAAGATCAACTTAATAAGGGAATGGGACTTCAAAATATTGATAGTAGAATCCAATCTATTAATGGACATTACAAATGGAAAAGTAAAAAACACCGTGGTACAAGGTTAATTATAATACATTCAAAACAATGA
- a CDS encoding saccharopine dehydrogenase family protein: MKTIIILGAGRSASSLIHYLCQHAKENNWQIKVGDYQQELADEKIKGFEDIASSFQFDINNPTHRQEYIGQADIVVSLLPARFHIEAAKEAVKQGVPLTTASYITDEMQELDQEAKDKGIILLNEMGLDPGIDHMSAMKMIEEVKEKGYSIEGFESFTGGLVAPESDNNPWNYKFTWNPRNVVLAGQGGTVRFLHNGKYKYIPYHKLFRRTERIEIEEYGKFEGYANRDSLNYVQKYGLEGVPTVYRGTLRRPGFCRAWNCFVTLGATDDSFIMEDTQNMTYREFINSFLRYNPQDSVELKLMQYLKLSQDDLEMDKLIWLDIFSDKKVGLPSATPAQILQKILEEKWSLDKNDKDMIVMYHKLFYKKGDENILRTSHMVVKGKDQTYTAMSDTVGIPLAIATKLILQGKITRTGTCIPIHKNIYEPVLKELEQMGINFTEEESVMAPGEVSSL; encoded by the coding sequence ATGAAAACGATTATCATATTAGGTGCAGGCCGTTCTGCGTCTTCTCTCATACACTATCTTTGCCAACACGCTAAAGAGAACAATTGGCAGATAAAAGTAGGCGATTACCAACAAGAATTGGCCGATGAAAAGATCAAAGGATTTGAAGATATAGCTTCGAGTTTTCAGTTTGATATCAACAACCCTACACACAGACAAGAATATATTGGCCAAGCTGATATTGTGGTCTCGTTACTTCCTGCTCGTTTCCATATAGAAGCTGCAAAAGAAGCTGTTAAACAAGGTGTTCCTTTAACTACGGCTTCTTACATTACAGACGAAATGCAAGAGCTTGATCAGGAAGCAAAAGACAAAGGAATTATTCTTTTGAATGAAATGGGACTTGATCCTGGTATTGACCATATGTCTGCCATGAAAATGATTGAGGAGGTAAAAGAAAAAGGCTATAGCATAGAAGGTTTTGAATCTTTTACGGGTGGTTTAGTTGCTCCAGAATCAGACAATAATCCTTGGAATTACAAATTTACTTGGAACCCGCGTAACGTGGTGTTAGCAGGACAAGGTGGTACAGTACGTTTTCTCCATAATGGGAAATATAAATACATCCCCTATCATAAATTATTTAGAAGAACAGAACGTATCGAAATAGAGGAATACGGAAAGTTTGAAGGATATGCCAATAGAGACTCTCTAAACTATGTACAGAAATATGGTTTAGAAGGCGTACCTACAGTTTATAGAGGTACCTTAAGAAGACCTGGTTTTTGCCGTGCTTGGAACTGTTTTGTAACACTTGGAGCTACAGACGATAGCTTCATCATGGAAGATACACAAAACATGACGTATAGAGAGTTTATTAATTCTTTCTTGCGTTATAACCCTCAAGATTCTGTGGAATTAAAGTTGATGCAATACCTTAAATTATCTCAGGATGATTTAGAAATGGACAAACTAATTTGGTTAGATATTTTTAGTGATAAAAAAGTAGGGTTACCAAGTGCTACCCCTGCTCAGATACTCCAAAAAATTCTAGAAGAAAAATGGTCGCTTGATAAAAACGATAAAGATATGATCGTAATGTACCATAAACTCTTCTACAAAAAGGGTGATGAAAATATCTTACGCACTTCTCATATGGTAGTAAAAGGAAAAGACCAAACCTATACTGCAATGTCTGATACAGTAGGGATTCCATTAGCTATTGCAACAAAGTTGATTTTACAAGGGAAGATAACGAGAACAGGTACTTGTATTCCTATTCATAAAAACATTTACGAACCCGTACTTAAAGAACTAGAACAAATGGGTATAAACTTTACAGAAGAAGAATCTGTAATGGCTCCTGGAGAAGTTTCTAGTTTATAA
- the thrA gene encoding bifunctional aspartate kinase/homoserine dehydrogenase I: MKVLKFGGTSVGSAKNIQQVASILSDYQQSGQRVAVVVSAMSGITNKLIEVGNRAASGDETYKSLLKDIEATHLTAIRELIEVRRQSKTIAFVKLLLNDLEDILRGIFLLRELSLRSLDILQSFGERLSSFIIAEYLSQEGVPAAQLDARAVVRTNSVFGGAKVDFVTTNSAITKYFAENDKMQIITGFVASSESGETTTLGRGGSDYSAAIFGAALNAKEIEIWTDVDGVMTTDPRVVPTAFSLQQLSYEEAMEMSHFGAKVIYPPTLQPAIKKNIALRIRNTFNPSFPGTLVTAKSGQEDWPVKGISSIKEISLITLSGSGLIGVPGVSSRLFGALARGGVSMILITQASSEHSITFAVAPSDAVKGKKIIEEEFFNEMASGKVNPVEVEGNLSILAIIGENMKERPGVAAKLFSALGKNGVSISAIAQGSSELNVSVVIEQKHLYKSLNALHEIFFLSDMAELNVFMLGLGLIGNTLLNQMKDQAEYLLTERNLRLNIVGAANSKKMIFNETGLDISLSKEEILAEGEASNAELFVEKMIEMNLPNSVFVDCTPGESAVKLYENILLNSISITTPNKIANSGTLEYYLKCQAAAKRRGVKFLYETNVGAGLPVIGPLQDLRRSGDKIIKIEGILSGTLSYLFNTFAAGMKFSELVKQAKEMGYTEPDPRDDLGGVDVARKILILAREAGYHLEPSDVVVEPILPQACLDAASVDDFFVELEKANDLFEKQRAEAEAEGKALRIVATLDEEGKAVVSLQAVGSTHPFYGLVGSDNMVVFTSRRYFSEPLVIRGPGAGAEVTAAGVFAEIITIGNFLIN; this comes from the coding sequence ATGAAAGTACTCAAGTTTGGAGGAACATCAGTTGGAAGTGCGAAAAATATCCAACAGGTAGCCAGTATCCTTTCCGATTATCAACAAAGTGGACAAAGAGTTGCTGTTGTTGTATCGGCGATGAGTGGCATCACGAACAAGCTCATAGAAGTAGGAAATAGAGCTGCGTCAGGCGACGAGACCTACAAATCATTATTAAAAGATATTGAAGCAACGCATTTAACCGCAATTCGTGAGTTAATTGAGGTGCGTAGACAAAGCAAAACCATTGCTTTTGTTAAGCTTTTACTTAACGATTTAGAGGATATTTTAAGAGGTATTTTCCTTTTAAGAGAATTGTCTTTACGTTCTCTTGATATTCTTCAAAGCTTCGGTGAGCGCTTGTCATCATTTATTATTGCTGAATATTTATCGCAAGAAGGTGTACCTGCAGCGCAATTAGATGCTCGTGCAGTAGTACGTACTAATAGTGTATTCGGTGGTGCTAAAGTAGATTTTGTTACAACTAACTCTGCAATTACTAAGTATTTTGCAGAAAACGATAAAATGCAGATTATTACTGGGTTTGTCGCGTCTTCTGAAAGTGGTGAAACAACTACTTTAGGTCGTGGTGGATCGGATTATTCTGCAGCAATTTTTGGAGCAGCTTTAAATGCAAAAGAAATTGAAATATGGACAGATGTTGATGGTGTAATGACAACGGACCCTAGAGTGGTTCCTACTGCATTCTCTTTACAACAATTGTCTTATGAGGAAGCAATGGAGATGTCTCACTTTGGAGCTAAAGTGATTTACCCTCCAACGTTGCAACCAGCAATTAAGAAAAACATTGCTTTAAGAATTAGAAATACATTTAACCCATCTTTCCCAGGTACTTTGGTAACAGCAAAGTCAGGACAAGAAGATTGGCCAGTAAAAGGTATTTCATCAATTAAAGAAATTTCTTTAATCACTTTATCAGGTAGTGGTTTAATTGGTGTTCCGGGTGTATCATCTAGATTATTTGGTGCATTAGCAAGAGGCGGTGTATCTATGATTTTGATTACACAGGCATCTTCAGAACATTCTATCACATTTGCTGTAGCACCTTCGGATGCTGTAAAAGGTAAAAAGATTATTGAAGAGGAGTTCTTTAACGAAATGGCATCGGGTAAAGTAAACCCAGTAGAAGTAGAGGGTAACCTTTCTATTCTAGCTATTATCGGTGAGAACATGAAAGAACGTCCAGGTGTTGCCGCTAAATTATTTAGTGCACTTGGTAAAAATGGTGTAAGTATTTCGGCAATTGCTCAAGGATCTTCAGAATTAAACGTTTCTGTAGTAATTGAACAAAAGCACTTATATAAATCATTAAATGCATTACACGAAATCTTCTTCTTGTCTGATATGGCAGAGTTGAACGTGTTTATGTTAGGTCTTGGTTTGATTGGTAATACGTTACTAAATCAAATGAAAGATCAGGCAGAATACTTATTAACTGAACGTAATTTGCGTTTAAATATAGTAGGTGCTGCCAACTCTAAGAAAATGATTTTTAACGAGACAGGTTTAGATATCTCTTTATCAAAAGAAGAAATCTTAGCAGAAGGCGAAGCATCTAATGCAGAGTTATTTGTTGAGAAAATGATTGAGATGAACTTGCCTAACTCTGTATTTGTAGACTGTACGCCTGGTGAGAGTGCAGTTAAATTATATGAGAACATCTTGTTGAATTCAATTTCTATTACAACACCAAACAAGATTGCAAACTCAGGTACTTTAGAATACTATTTAAAATGCCAAGCAGCTGCAAAACGTAGAGGTGTTAAATTCTTATATGAGACAAACGTTGGTGCAGGTCTTCCTGTAATCGGACCTCTTCAAGATTTAAGAAGATCTGGTGATAAAATTATTAAGATTGAAGGTATCTTATCTGGTACATTATCTTACTTATTCAATACGTTTGCTGCAGGTATGAAATTCTCTGAGCTAGTAAAACAAGCAAAAGAGATGGGTTATACTGAACCAGACCCTCGTGATGATTTAGGTGGAGTTGATGTTGCTCGTAAAATCTTAATTCTTGCTCGTGAAGCAGGGTATCATTTAGAACCTTCTGATGTGGTTGTAGAACCAATCTTACCTCAAGCATGTCTTGATGCAGCATCTGTAGATGATTTCTTTGTTGAATTAGAAAAAGCAAATGACCTTTTCGAAAAACAAAGAGCAGAAGCAGAAGCAGAAGGCAAAGCATTACGTATAGTTGCTACACTTGACGAAGAAGGTAAAGCAGTAGTAAGTTTACAAGCAGTTGGTAGTACACATCCATTCTACGGTTTGGTTGGGTCAGACAACATGGTTGTATTTACTTCGCGTCGTTACTTTAGCGAACCTCTAGTAATTAGAGGACCTGGTGCTGGTGCAGAAGTAACAGCTGCAGGTGTATTTGCAGAGATTATTACAATTGGTAATTTCTTAATTAACTAA
- a CDS encoding homoserine kinase → MKEVKAFAPATVANVACGFDILGFAVDSPGDEIEMKLVDKPGIVIKDITGDEGRLSRDPRDNTATVSVYQFLERIGAEKAGIEVVLHKKMPFGSGLGSSSASTVAGAFAVNALFDNPLTTEELLPFAMEGERVACGAAHADNVAPALYGGFVLVRSYDPLDVVRLNVPEELCCAVVHPHIEVSTKDARNILRGEIPLVDAVRQWGNVGGLIAGLEQENYDLIGRSLQDVIVEPIRSMLIPGFDEVKRAAIYAGSMGTAISGSGPSVFSLCRGMDKAERIAKAKVEAFKSIGIESDMFVSKVNKVGPKIIY, encoded by the coding sequence ATGAAAGAAGTAAAAGCTTTTGCCCCTGCTACGGTGGCTAACGTTGCTTGTGGCTTTGATATCCTTGGTTTTGCTGTGGATAGTCCTGGTGATGAGATCGAAATGAAATTAGTCGACAAACCGGGTATTGTAATTAAAGACATTACTGGAGACGAAGGACGTTTGTCTAGAGATCCTAGAGATAATACGGCAACTGTTTCTGTGTATCAGTTTTTAGAAAGAATAGGTGCAGAGAAAGCAGGAATCGAGGTTGTTTTACATAAAAAAATGCCTTTTGGTAGCGGTTTAGGTTCATCTTCTGCAAGTACAGTTGCAGGTGCCTTTGCTGTTAACGCATTATTTGATAATCCATTAACTACAGAAGAACTTTTACCTTTTGCAATGGAAGGTGAACGTGTAGCTTGTGGTGCAGCACATGCAGATAATGTTGCTCCAGCTTTATATGGTGGTTTTGTATTGGTAAGAAGTTACGATCCTTTAGACGTTGTACGTTTAAATGTACCAGAAGAATTGTGTTGTGCAGTTGTTCACCCTCATATAGAAGTTTCTACAAAAGATGCTCGTAATATTCTAAGAGGTGAAATTCCTTTAGTAGATGCCGTACGTCAGTGGGGTAATGTTGGTGGTTTAATTGCTGGTTTAGAGCAAGAGAATTACGATTTAATAGGTCGTTCTTTACAAGATGTAATTGTAGAGCCAATTCGTTCTATGTTAATTCCTGGTTTTGACGAGGTAAAAAGAGCAGCAATTTATGCAGGTTCTATGGGGACAGCAATTTCTGGTTCTGGACCATCTGTATTCTCTTTATGTAGAGGAATGGACAAAGCAGAAAGAATTGCTAAAGCAAAAGTAGAAGCCTTCAAATCTATCGGAATTGAAAGTGATATGTTTGTTTCTAAAGTGAATAAAGTAGGACCAAAGATTATTTATTAA
- a CDS encoding sensor histidine kinase produces the protein MNNLLEDKKRPFFWLFLLNILLILGILTSLAFLFVNQERLFDSQVNRYNSYRLGDALRQSDDFLTDYCKNFIITKDTIWEKKYWNLVALREGKLILEEQGWSTSILDSMYQMGFSEQEFTLLKEALGKSNQLIKKETQAFNAAKGIFLDSVNQYTIKGIPDMDKALQILYDKEYLFTKKEVMEPIVRFESLIESRTQSTVEKNREQGEHLLITIFVAIAISILLSIITYYMIVKRLIQKEQLSNQLQSRNKEQACLYKISQLTESTPKDIKHILESATLIIPYGWQFTEKTCCRITYKESVFTSLHFSESEWKQEAQIYNGETSIGTIEVFYNDLISNRKESPFLKEEQELVEAIASLISNFHERKSYLQNLSESNKSLKKEIEAKEKTEIALIEKEQQLQFAFDVSNEGIWEIYHDSDVINFSERCYSILGFTSKSAELDQIVFWKDLIIDVDQEKALINRIKEIKNSGLHDSIYRIKTKGGQYKWIHTKGKAVAFSAQNVPLRIVGTMSDITERMKQEEKIVDAILETEDKERSRIAREIHDGLQQTMSTSLMSFEKVRSSVDFEEQKIYERFHMGYQYLKKAIEESRTLAHNLMPKIVSDNGIVAAIESLVSAIQPSSNTEFNFDQNILENRLKLSVEMTLYRITQEAVNNVIKYANASKCNIQLLKHSDVVLLTIDDNGDGFVVDQKENTFGINSMRTRAESIGAYFEINSHLNKGTQILVELPLK, from the coding sequence ATGAATAACCTTTTAGAAGATAAAAAACGCCCTTTCTTCTGGCTTTTTTTACTGAATATACTATTGATATTAGGTATACTAACTTCGCTTGCCTTTCTATTTGTTAACCAAGAAAGATTATTTGATAGCCAAGTAAATAGATACAATTCTTATCGTTTAGGTGATGCTTTAAGGCAGAGTGATGATTTTCTAACAGATTATTGTAAGAATTTCATTATCACGAAAGATACTATTTGGGAAAAAAAATACTGGAATTTAGTTGCCTTAAGAGAAGGGAAACTCATTCTAGAAGAGCAAGGGTGGAGCACTTCTATTCTTGATAGTATGTACCAAATGGGGTTTTCCGAACAAGAGTTTACTTTATTAAAAGAGGCATTGGGGAAATCAAATCAATTGATTAAAAAAGAAACCCAAGCATTTAATGCAGCCAAAGGAATATTCTTAGACAGTGTAAATCAATATACTATAAAAGGCATTCCAGACATGGATAAGGCACTTCAAATTTTATACGACAAAGAGTATTTGTTTACAAAAAAAGAAGTGATGGAGCCAATTGTAAGGTTTGAAAGCTTAATAGAATCTCGTACCCAATCAACAGTAGAAAAAAATAGAGAACAAGGGGAACATCTCTTAATTACAATTTTTGTAGCTATAGCTATCTCTATTCTCTTATCTATTATTACGTATTACATGATTGTAAAACGACTGATTCAGAAAGAACAACTTTCCAATCAATTACAATCAAGGAACAAAGAACAAGCGTGCCTTTATAAAATATCTCAATTAACAGAAAGTACGCCAAAAGATATAAAGCATATACTAGAATCTGCCACATTAATTATTCCTTACGGTTGGCAATTCACAGAAAAAACATGTTGTAGAATTACGTATAAAGAAAGTGTTTTTACATCTCTTCATTTTTCTGAATCGGAGTGGAAACAGGAAGCTCAAATTTATAATGGAGAGACAAGTATAGGTACTATAGAAGTATTTTATAATGATCTTATTTCTAATAGAAAAGAGAGCCCATTTTTAAAAGAGGAGCAAGAGTTGGTAGAAGCAATTGCATCGTTAATTAGTAATTTCCATGAAAGAAAATCGTATCTGCAAAATTTAAGTGAGAGTAATAAAAGCTTAAAGAAAGAGATTGAGGCAAAAGAAAAAACAGAAATAGCATTAATAGAAAAAGAGCAACAATTACAGTTTGCCTTTGATGTTTCTAATGAAGGAATATGGGAAATTTATCACGATTCTGATGTGATAAATTTTAGCGAAAGATGTTATAGCATACTTGGTTTTACATCTAAAAGTGCGGAATTAGATCAAATAGTTTTTTGGAAAGATTTAATAATTGATGTAGATCAGGAAAAGGCATTAATCAACCGTATAAAAGAAATAAAAAATAGTGGCCTTCATGATAGTATCTATAGGATAAAAACAAAAGGAGGACAATATAAATGGATTCATACCAAAGGAAAAGCAGTAGCATTTTCAGCACAGAACGTACCTCTTAGAATTGTAGGCACAATGTCTGATATTACTGAACGTATGAAACAGGAAGAGAAAATAGTGGATGCCATTTTAGAAACAGAAGATAAAGAAAGAAGTAGAATTGCACGTGAGATTCATGATGGGTTACAACAAACCATGTCTACTTCTTTAATGAGTTTTGAAAAAGTAAGATCGTCTGTAGATTTTGAAGAACAAAAGATATACGAGAGGTTTCATATGGGGTATCAATACCTTAAAAAAGCAATAGAAGAGAGCCGTACATTAGCGCACAACTTAATGCCTAAAATTGTTAGTGATAACGGAATTGTAGCTGCTATAGAATCTTTAGTATCAGCTATTCAGCCTTCATCAAATACTGAATTTAATTTTGACCAAAATATTCTTGAAAATAGACTAAAATTATCTGTGGAGATGACGCTCTATAGAATAACACAAGAAGCCGTAAATAATGTGATTAAATATGCGAATGCATCAAAATGTAATATTCAATTATTAAAGCATTCTGATGTGGTCTTATTAACGATAGATGATAATGGTGATGGGTTTGTTGTAGACCAAAAAGAAAATACATTTGGTATTAATAGTATGCGTACTAGAGCAGAATCTATTGGAGCCTATTTCGAAATTAATAGTCATCTAAATAAAGGAACTCAAATATTAGTAGAACTTCCATTGAAATAA
- a CDS encoding response regulator transcription factor, translating into MSDIKILLVDDHSMIRFGLKSFLEDDAIVVAAEAKNGVEALELLKEIEVDVVVTDIMMPEMDGIVLTQKITQEYPDSKVLALTMMNESQNIKRMLNAGAKGYLLKDCTQEELINAIKMVNNGGSFYSNDVTQIIMQGLGTKPKQKKRTVKDIALTERELEVLHLICKEKTNAEIAEELFITLRTVEAHKRNLLEKTGCKNVAGLVLYAIERSLFDDL; encoded by the coding sequence ATGAGCGATATAAAAATACTACTTGTTGACGATCATAGTATGATCAGGTTTGGTTTAAAATCTTTTTTAGAAGATGATGCTATTGTAGTAGCTGCTGAAGCAAAAAATGGTGTTGAAGCTTTAGAACTACTTAAAGAGATAGAAGTTGATGTTGTGGTAACAGATATTATGATGCCCGAAATGGACGGGATTGTGCTTACCCAAAAAATTACACAAGAGTACCCAGATAGTAAAGTTTTAGCATTGACCATGATGAATGAGTCGCAGAATATTAAACGTATGCTGAATGCTGGTGCAAAAGGTTATTTGCTTAAAGATTGTACGCAAGAAGAATTAATTAATGCCATTAAGATGGTAAATAATGGAGGTTCTTTTTACTCTAATGATGTAACTCAAATTATTATGCAAGGGTTGGGTACAAAACCAAAGCAGAAAAAGAGAACGGTAAAAGATATTGCATTAACCGAAAGAGAGCTGGAGGTACTGCACCTTATTTGTAAGGAAAAAACCAATGCAGAAATTGCAGAAGAACTATTTATAACATTGCGAACAGTAGAAGCTCACAAACGAAATTTATTAGAAAAAACGGGTTGTAAGAATGTTGCAGGCTTAGTATTATATGCTATTGAAAGAAGCCTTTTTGACGATTTATAG
- a CDS encoding DUF3124 domain-containing protein, whose protein sequence is MINLKKMVYLIWGFLIIGLCFVSCNNLSRLDNKEIQKTLNHIELEDEYVPELSFNEHRYVPAYSNLYYKSESTFIYCTVVLSIRNTSLTEDLYLNNVDYYDSYGIMLSSLIKKKNKLRPLETREFIIDFKEQKGGSGANFIVSYGTREELKDLPIIESITIGHHGNNGFTFTSNSQVIQSQ, encoded by the coding sequence ATGATAAACTTAAAGAAAATGGTATACTTAATCTGGGGCTTTTTAATAATAGGGCTTTGTTTTGTGTCCTGTAATAACTTATCACGATTAGATAATAAAGAAATTCAAAAAACGTTAAACCACATTGAACTAGAAGATGAATATGTACCTGAACTTAGTTTTAATGAGCATAGGTATGTTCCTGCTTATTCCAATTTATATTATAAATCTGAATCTACATTTATTTATTGCACTGTGGTGTTAAGTATTCGGAATACAAGTTTAACCGAAGACCTATACCTTAATAATGTAGATTATTACGATTCTTATGGTATAATGCTTTCATCATTAATCAAGAAAAAAAATAAATTAAGACCGTTAGAAACGAGAGAATTTATTATAGATTTTAAAGAACAAAAAGGTGGTTCGGGAGCTAATTTTATTGTTTCTTATGGAACAAGAGAAGAATTAAAGGATTTACCAATTATTGAATCTATAACAATAGGGCATCATGGAAATAATGGGTTTACCTTTACCTCAAATTCACAAGTAATACAATCACAATAA
- a CDS encoding potassium/proton antiporter, which yields MLGSEMTLLIAVLIIIGILLYNPTKDLGIPAAFIFIGVGLFLGNGESSFEVYDNPELSDFISQAALVLIIFVGGLHTKVLDIKKVIKEGILVSNIGVIVTSLTLGVFVSYVTPLSLLEGLLLGSIVSSTDAAAVFGVLEAKKMKLKFASDKVLEFESATNDPMAMILTLIFVSILQNPDSPINYVEYIQFFVQQIFIGGGLAFTLFHIVKFLFKKFHFQEEGLIPILLFSSLIVFLKVNEYLGGNALIGAYIFGVLLNTLDYQNKDNSLHFFNSFSWLAQSIMFLILGLQMFPRSLWEVLPIAILPALFLFFIARPLGIFLSYLPLKEPLNKKIFISWSGLKGATPIVFALIPILSEVNNAEMIFYITSFIVLLSLIIHPFSMEFLARKIHLLDDD from the coding sequence ATGTTAGGAAGTGAGATGACACTGTTAATTGCCGTCTTAATTATAATCGGTATTTTACTGTATAACCCAACTAAAGATTTAGGAATACCTGCAGCCTTTATTTTTATAGGTGTAGGTTTATTCTTAGGCAATGGGGAGTCATCTTTTGAGGTATATGATAATCCTGAATTATCAGATTTTATAAGCCAAGCAGCATTAGTACTTATTATTTTTGTAGGTGGTTTACACACTAAAGTTCTTGATATTAAAAAGGTAATTAAAGAAGGAATATTAGTTTCTAACATTGGAGTTATAGTCACCTCTTTAACGTTAGGTGTTTTTGTATCTTATGTAACGCCACTATCATTATTAGAAGGGCTTTTATTAGGGTCGATTGTATCTTCTACAGATGCCGCAGCCGTTTTTGGTGTATTAGAAGCCAAGAAAATGAAATTGAAATTTGCTTCTGATAAGGTATTAGAATTTGAATCTGCAACAAATGACCCTATGGCAATGATCCTCACATTAATTTTTGTGAGTATCTTACAAAATCCAGATTCACCTATAAACTACGTGGAGTATATTCAGTTTTTTGTGCAACAAATTTTTATAGGTGGAGGTTTAGCATTTACCTTATTCCATATTGTTAAGTTTTTATTTAAAAAGTTCCATTTTCAAGAAGAAGGACTAATCCCAATTTTACTTTTTAGCTCGCTTATTGTCTTTTTAAAAGTAAATGAATACTTAGGAGGAAATGCTTTAATTGGAGCGTATATTTTTGGTGTATTATTAAATACTTTAGACTATCAAAATAAAGACAATTCACTACATTTCTTTAATAGTTTTTCGTGGTTGGCACAATCAATTATGTTCTTAATATTAGGACTACAAATGTTCCCAAGAAGTTTATGGGAAGTATTACCAATAGCCATATTACCAGCATTGTTTTTATTCTTTATTGCACGTCCTTTAGGAATTTTTCTTTCTTACTTACCGTTAAAAGAACCTTTAAATAAAAAGATATTTATATCGTGGAGTGGGTTAAAAGGAGCTACTCCCATTGTGTTTGCATTAATCCCAATTTTATCGGAAGTAAATAATGCAGAAATGATCTTTTACATTACCAGTTTTATTGTCTTGTTATCTCTAATTATTCACCCTTTTAGTATGGAGTTTTTAGCAAGAAAAATACATCTATTAGACGATGATTAA
- a CDS encoding DUF3124 domain-containing protein has protein sequence MTKLLNILLLFVTIVTFSCQKEVATNDMVLRSEEKDNNYISDSDLPSLNFKEKYYVSAYSDLYYQQGNTKFHCTVVLSLRNISLEDTLYFTDIKYYDSKGKLVRDYIKKNLVLKPLESAEYIVEQQEKEGGVGANFIVEYGTKNTPKNKALIEAINIGNFGRYGFSFKSDAVLINE, from the coding sequence ATGACAAAACTACTGAACATACTACTCCTTTTTGTAACAATAGTAACCTTTTCTTGTCAAAAAGAAGTTGCTACTAATGATATGGTTTTAAGAAGTGAAGAAAAAGATAATAATTACATTTCTGATAGCGATCTGCCTTCATTAAATTTTAAAGAAAAATATTATGTTTCTGCTTATTCTGACCTTTACTATCAGCAAGGAAATACTAAATTCCATTGTACAGTAGTACTTAGCCTAAGAAATATTAGTTTAGAAGATACCCTCTATTTTACGGATATTAAATATTATGATAGCAAGGGTAAATTAGTACGTGATTATATTAAAAAAAATCTTGTACTTAAACCATTAGAATCTGCTGAATATATTGTTGAGCAACAGGAAAAAGAAGGTGGTGTTGGTGCTAATTTTATTGTTGAATATGGTACTAAAAACACTCCAAAAAACAAAGCTCTTATTGAAGCTATAAATATTGGTAATTTTGGAAGGTATGGCTTCTCATTTAAATCAGATGCTGTGCTTATAAATGAATAA